TCTCGTCACCGGTGCCGCGCTCGCACCGGACGGCGGCCGGGTCGTGCTGCGTACCTACGCCGACGCCTTCGAGTTCGACGTCACCGGCGGCGACGTGGCCGGAGCCATCACCAACGGCGTACCCCGGGTCACTGCGCTGCCCGACGAGCCCCAGGGCGAGTCGATCACCTACAGCGCCGACGGGAGGTCGCTGCTGACCGTGTCGGAGATCGCCGAGGGATCCCCGGCCACGAAGCCGGTCGTCCTCGGCTACACCCCGGCGGCGAATCCCCGCCCGGCGCCGTCGGCCACGCCGACCTCGGCCGCGCCCACGACCGCCACGCCGGCCGCGAGCGGCGGGGCCGGCGGCGAGCCCCGGCGATCGGGGTGGGGGGCGGAAAAGACCGGGTACCTGGCCGGAGCGGTGGTACTGGTCCTGGTCACGACCGGGGTCTTCGTCGTACTGCGACTCCGTGGCCTGGCCGCCCGACGCCGGGGACGTTCCGGATAGCGAGGCTGGCCGGAGCGGGAACGGGCGGGTTCAATCCGTCGCGGCGGCGGGCGCGGTCAGCTGGAGTTGCCAGCGGGAGCCGCGCCCGGTCAGGCGTACGACCGCCAGGGGCGCCACGTCCAGTTGCCAGAAGACCGGGGGCGGCAGCCCCAGCGCCCGTACCAGCACGGCGCGGATCACCACCGGATGGGTGACCACGCCGATTCGCCCGCCCCGGTCGGCCTGCCCGTCGAGCCAGCCACCGACCCGGCGCAGCAGCGCGCCGATCGACTCGCCGCCGTGTGGCGCCGCGTCCGGCTCGGTCAGCCAGCTCCGCACCGCGTCGGGCTCCCAGTCGGCAACCTCTTCCAGAGACCGTCCGGTCCAGCGCCCGTAGTCGCAGTCGGCCAGCGCCGGTTCCGGGGTGGGTCGCAGACCCAGCGCGTACGCGGTCTGCAACCCCGCCGCCGCCGGGGTGCTGAGGCAGACGTCGATCCGCCCGAGCGGTCCCCTGCCATCCGGTCCGGTCGGGGCGAGCGCGGAAGCGGCCCGGCTGCCGCCCTCGTCCAGCGGTTCGGCACCGCCACCGAACACCGCGCGCCGGAGCGCGGCGGTGTGGGCGTGCGCGACCAGCCGGAGGCTGGTCGCGGTCACACTCATGGTCGGGCGGGGGCGTCGACGCCGTCCCTCGCCTCGTCGGCTCCCACCGGTTCGCCGCCGGGCAACGGGGCGGCGGCGGTCGGACGCCGGCCGCTCCAACTCAACAGGGCGGCGAAGAGCAACCCGATGCCGGTCCAGAGCACCAGCTGGGTGCCGAGGGAGGCCAGCCGGAAGTCCCACAGCAGGGCCGCCGGGAAGTCGTCCGGCACCTCGTGGAACGACGGCAGCACGGTGTAGGCGACCACGGTGACGAGCAGGAACCCGCCGACCGCCGCCGCGGCACGCTGCCAGTCCGGTGCATCCGGCCGCAGCGCCCGGTGGCCGAGGGCACCGGCCCAGACGGCCACCAGACCGAGCACCACCAGCAGCAGATAGCTGCCGGTCCGCTGGTTGATGGTGTCGGGGTTGCCGACCGCCGGTGGATTCGCCGGGTACTTCAGGAACGGTACGACCACCGCGCCGAGCAGCGCGCCACCGGCCAGCAGCAGCGCCGCCCGACCGTCGTCCCGGGTACGCAGCCGGCGCCGCAGCAGGACGTACGCGGTGGCCAGCATGCCGCCCATGGCGACGCCGAACAGGCCGGTGGCCAGGAACAGGCCGGCCCGCTGGCCGTCCCGGCTGACCAGTTCGTCCTCGTGGTGGTCCTCGCCCGTGGTGGGCTCGGAATGGGTCGCCTGTTCCTCGATGGCGATCGCCGCGTCGATCCGCGGCTCACCGGCGAAGTAGGCGAAGGTCCCGGCGATCAGACCGGCGACCAGGCCTGCGAGCAGGCCACGCAGTAGTACAGACAGGAAGCTGGGCACCGGTACGCGGCGGTCAGTGGCAGGGAACGCCGAGGAGGTGCCGGCCGTCGTGCATCAGCTCGTGCAGGTACATGCCGCTCTGCGAGACGGCGCCCTGGTCGAACGCGACCAGGTAGGTCAGCAGCGAGAGGACGGCGACGACGGCGAGTGCCAGCCAGAGCAGGCGGGCGGAGATCGCGGGGTGGGCCAGGGTGCGGGCCGGAGTGGAACTGGACATGCGCGGTAGAACCTCCTTGGGGATGACGCGTCCCCTTCGACAGGCTGCGACGACCGAGCGTCCTGGCTCGCGGGCCCGAGTTACCTCGGGACCGCTCACAGTGGCGCGACCGCTCCGGATTCTCACCGGCTTCCCTCGCGACGCCGCAGATGGCGAGTTGACGGTATCCGCGCCGTACCCTGCGGTCAACCGGACGACGTGTCGATCCGGCGCTGTCCGGGATGGCTGCCGCGCCGGCCGAGGGAGCGTGCCGGGTAGTGGGGTGTCAGAGGTCACGGGTGGGTGGGCGCGCTTGTCGCCCGTCCGCACGGCCGATACCGTCGCGCCGTGACGACCCGGGTGCTGCTGCTCGGCGGCACGGCCGAGGCGAGAGAACTGGCCGCCGCCCTGGTCGGCCGCCCCGACACCGTCGTGGTCTCCTCACTGGCCGGTCGGGTCGCCAATCCCCGGCTGCCGGTCGGCGAGGTCCGGATCGGCGGGTTCGGTGGAGTCGACGGCCTCACCCAATGGCTCGTCGAGCATCAGGTCGATGTGCTGATCGACGCCACCCACCCGTACGCGGAACGGATCCGCTCCTCGGCGGTCCGGGCGGCCGAGGCGACCGGGGTGCCACACCTGCGGTTGGAACGTCCCGGCTGGACGAGCGGGCCGGGAGACCGGTGGCACCGGGTGCCGCACCTCGCCGCCGCCGCGGATCTGGTGCCCCGGTTGGGCGGCCGGGCCTTCGTCACCACCGGCCGGCAGGGGCTGGACGCCTTCCTCCCACTGCGGGACACCTGGCTGCTCGTCCGGGTCGTCGACGAGCCGCAGACGCCGCTGCCGGCCAACGTCTCGGTGATCCGGGACCGTGGCCCGTACCAGCTGGCGGCGGAGACGGCGCTGATGACGGCGCACCGGATCGACGTACTGGTCACCAAGGACAGCGGTGGCACGTACACGATGGCGAAGCTCGCCGCCGCCCGCGACCTCGGCCTGCCCGTGGTGATGGTCGACCGACCGGCGGCGGTGGCCGTACCGGTGCAGGCGTCGGAGATCGGCGCGGCGGTGGCCTGGCTGGAGACCGTGCTGTCGCGGCGATAGGCCACGACCGGCCCGGAAGGGTCAGCCCGGGTACGTCCGGGGCGTCCAGACCACGGTCGAGCCGTCCGCGCGCCGGTCCACTCGGGTGGTCGACGAGCCGACGATCAGCAGGCAGCGCATGTCCACCTCCGCCGGGTCGAGTTTGGAGAGTTCCACCACGCTGATCCGCTCCCCTGGCCGGCCGACGTCCCGGGCGATGACCACCGGAGTCTCCGCCGACCGGTGCCGCAGCAGGACGTCCCGGGCCGCCGCGACCTGCCACCGGCGGCTCGCGGAGGCGGGGTTGTAGAGCGCCAGCACCAGATCTGCGGCGGCGGCACCGGCCAGCCGCTGTTCGATCACCGCCCACGGCTTGAGCCGGTCGGAGAGCGAGAGCACCGCGAAGTCGTGACCGAGCGGGGCGCCGATCCGACTCGCCGCCGCCTGCGCGGCGGTCAGCCCCGGCAGCACCCGTACCGGGACCGGGCCGAACCGCTCGTCGGTGGTGGCGACCTCCAGCACCGCCGTGGCCATCGCGAAGATCCCCGGGTCGCCGGACGAGACCACGGCCACCCGCGCGCCGGCCAGGGCGAGTTCCAGCGCGTGCCGGGCCCGGTCGATCTCGACCTGGTTGCCCGAGGTGTGCCGGTGCTGGCCGGGGCGGTGCGGCACCCGGTCGACGTACGGGGCGTAGCCGACGAGATGTTCCGCCTCGCGCAGCGCCTGCGCGGTCTCCGGGGTGAGCCACTTCGTTCCGGCCGGACCGAGCCCGACCACGGTCACCTCGCCCGCCGGCCGCTCGGCGTCGACACCTGCCGACCCGTCGGTGCCGGTTGCCGCGTCCGCGCCGGCCTGGCCCGAGACTCCCGCCGCCACGGCCGCGCCCGTCGGGCTGGTCAGCACCGCCAGGGAGAAGTACGGCACCCCGTCCGGATCCACCTCGGCCAGCGGCAGTTCCCGGCCGATGTCGGTGGTGGCCCGCTCGACGTACCACGCGTCGTCGAGCCGTCCGGCGTCGGCGAACGCCGCCCGTACCTGGGGAAAGGTGCGGCCGAGCTTGAGTACGGCGGCGGCGTCGGTGTCGGCCAGCCGGCGGGTCAACTCGTCGGCGGGCAGGGTTCCGGGCAGTACGGTGAGCACCTCGTCCCGCTCGACCAGCGGCCGGCCCAGTACGGCGGTGGCGGCGCTGATCGAGGTGACCCCCGGCACCACCTCGGCCGGGAACAGGTGTGCCAGCCGTTCGTGCAGGTACATGTAGGAGCCGTAGAACATCGGGTCGCCGGCGCAGAGCACCACCACGTCCCGCCCGGCCGACAGGTGTTCGGCGAGCCGTTCCGCGCTGGCGTCGTAGAACTCGGTGATGGCCGCCTCGTAGCCGCCCGGATGATCGGTGGTCTCGGTGGTGACCGGGTACACCAGCGGCTCCAGCACCTGCCCGTCGCTCAGGTACGACGCGGCGATGGACCGGGCGATGCTCCGGCCGTGCCGGGCCGAGTAGTACGCGACCACGTCGGCGGCGGCGATCACCCGGGCCGCCTTGACGGTCAGCAGTTCGGGGTCACCCGGTCCGACCCCGACCCCCCGGAGCGTGCCCGGTTCCGCGTGGCTGTTCATTCGACCTCGTTCGCGATGGCGTTGACCGCGGCGACGGTGATGGCGCTGCCGCCCCGTCGACCGTGCACCACCAGGTACGGAATGCCGGCATCATGCGCGGCCAGGGCCTGCTTCGACTCGGCCGCCCCGATG
The nucleotide sequence above comes from Plantactinospora soyae. Encoded proteins:
- a CDS encoding precorrin-2 C(20)-methyltransferase; this encodes MNSHAEPGTLRGVGVGPGDPELLTVKAARVIAAADVVAYYSARHGRSIARSIAASYLSDGQVLEPLVYPVTTETTDHPGGYEAAITEFYDASAERLAEHLSAGRDVVVLCAGDPMFYGSYMYLHERLAHLFPAEVVPGVTSISAATAVLGRPLVERDEVLTVLPGTLPADELTRRLADTDAAAVLKLGRTFPQVRAAFADAGRLDDAWYVERATTDIGRELPLAEVDPDGVPYFSLAVLTSPTGAAVAAGVSGQAGADAATGTDGSAGVDAERPAGEVTVVGLGPAGTKWLTPETAQALREAEHLVGYAPYVDRVPHRPGQHRHTSGNQVEIDRARHALELALAGARVAVVSSGDPGIFAMATAVLEVATTDERFGPVPVRVLPGLTAAQAAASRIGAPLGHDFAVLSLSDRLKPWAVIEQRLAGAAAADLVLALYNPASASRRWQVAAARDVLLRHRSAETPVVIARDVGRPGERISVVELSKLDPAEVDMRCLLIVGSSTTRVDRRADGSTVVWTPRTYPG
- a CDS encoding CbtB domain-containing protein, giving the protein MSSSTPARTLAHPAISARLLWLALAVVAVLSLLTYLVAFDQGAVSQSGMYLHELMHDGRHLLGVPCH
- a CDS encoding cobalt-precorrin-6A reductase, yielding MTTRVLLLGGTAEARELAAALVGRPDTVVVSSLAGRVANPRLPVGEVRIGGFGGVDGLTQWLVEHQVDVLIDATHPYAERIRSSAVRAAEATGVPHLRLERPGWTSGPGDRWHRVPHLAAAADLVPRLGGRAFVTTGRQGLDAFLPLRDTWLLVRVVDEPQTPLPANVSVIRDRGPYQLAAETALMTAHRIDVLVTKDSGGTYTMAKLAAARDLGLPVVMVDRPAAVAVPVQASEIGAAVAWLETVLSRR
- a CDS encoding histidine phosphatase family protein, encoding MTATSLRLVAHAHTAALRRAVFGGGAEPLDEGGSRAASALAPTGPDGRGPLGRIDVCLSTPAAAGLQTAYALGLRPTPEPALADCDYGRWTGRSLEEVADWEPDAVRSWLTEPDAAPHGGESIGALLRRVGGWLDGQADRGGRIGVVTHPVVIRAVLVRALGLPPPVFWQLDVAPLAVVRLTGRGSRWQLQLTAPAAATD
- a CDS encoding CbtA family protein encodes the protein MPSFLSVLLRGLLAGLVAGLIAGTFAYFAGEPRIDAAIAIEEQATHSEPTTGEDHHEDELVSRDGQRAGLFLATGLFGVAMGGMLATAYVLLRRRLRTRDDGRAALLLAGGALLGAVVVPFLKYPANPPAVGNPDTINQRTGSYLLLVVLGLVAVWAGALGHRALRPDAPDWQRAAAAVGGFLLVTVVAYTVLPSFHEVPDDFPAALLWDFRLASLGTQLVLWTGIGLLFAALLSWSGRRPTAAAPLPGGEPVGADEARDGVDAPARP